In Amycolatopsis sp. EV170708-02-1, the following are encoded in one genomic region:
- a CDS encoding 6-carboxytetrahydropterin synthase encodes MFSITVRDHVMVAHSFRGEVFGPAQRLHGATFLVDATFRRSELDADNIVVDIGKATEELKAVLADLNYRNLDDVPEFAGVNTSTEFLAKVVADRLADRVHSGALGEGARGLEGLTVSLHESHVAWASYERAL; translated from the coding sequence TTGTTCAGTATCACCGTCCGCGACCACGTCATGGTGGCCCACAGCTTCCGCGGCGAGGTCTTCGGCCCCGCACAGCGGCTGCATGGCGCGACCTTCCTGGTGGACGCGACGTTCCGCCGGTCCGAACTGGACGCCGACAACATCGTCGTCGACATCGGCAAGGCGACCGAAGAGCTCAAAGCGGTGCTCGCCGACCTGAACTACCGCAACCTCGACGACGTGCCCGAGTTCGCCGGGGTCAACACCTCGACCGAGTTCCTCGCGAAGGTCGTCGCGGACCGGCTCGCCGACCGCGTCCACTCGGGAGCGCTCGGTGAGGGCGCGCGCGGCCTCGAAGGGCTCACCGTCTCGCTGCACGAATCCCACGTCGCCTGGGCGAGTTACGAGCGTGCGCTGTGA
- a CDS encoding zinc-binding alcohol dehydrogenase, translating into MERAFWFSGSGDGELRPVTLPPVGDDEVLVRTLYTGVSRGTETLVFRGEVPSSQRAAMRAPFQEGDFPGPVKYGYLNVGVVERGPADLAGQVVFCLYPHQTRYVVPASAVTPVPSEVPPERAILAGTIETAVNAVWDASPKLGDRIAVVGAGMVGSSVAKLLAGFPGARVQLIDVDPERAKIAEALGVDFSTPEDALGDCDLVVHASASEAGLARSLELLAPEGEVIELSWYGDRRVGVPLGENFHSRRLAIRSSQVGMVSPSRRLNRSYADRLALALRLLADPGFEVLVSGECQFRELPDVLPRLAANEPGTLCLRVTYQMEEPR; encoded by the coding sequence ATGGAACGCGCCTTCTGGTTCAGTGGTTCCGGCGACGGTGAGCTCAGGCCGGTCACGCTCCCTCCGGTCGGCGACGACGAAGTGCTGGTCCGCACCCTGTACACGGGCGTGAGCCGCGGCACCGAGACGCTCGTCTTCCGCGGCGAGGTCCCGTCGAGTCAACGTGCGGCCATGCGCGCGCCGTTCCAGGAAGGCGACTTCCCCGGTCCCGTGAAGTACGGGTACCTCAATGTCGGCGTGGTCGAACGCGGTCCGGCGGACCTCGCCGGGCAGGTCGTCTTCTGCCTCTATCCACATCAGACGCGCTATGTCGTCCCGGCGTCCGCCGTCACGCCGGTACCGAGCGAGGTCCCGCCGGAGCGCGCGATCCTCGCGGGGACGATCGAGACCGCGGTCAACGCCGTCTGGGACGCGTCGCCGAAACTCGGCGACCGGATCGCCGTGGTCGGCGCCGGGATGGTCGGAAGCAGCGTCGCGAAACTGCTGGCCGGCTTCCCGGGTGCCAGGGTGCAGCTGATCGACGTCGACCCGGAGCGCGCGAAGATCGCCGAAGCGCTCGGTGTCGACTTCTCGACACCGGAGGATGCGCTGGGCGACTGCGACCTCGTCGTGCACGCCAGCGCGAGCGAAGCGGGGCTCGCCCGGTCGCTGGAGCTGCTCGCGCCGGAAGGCGAGGTCATCGAGCTGAGCTGGTACGGCGACCGGAGGGTCGGCGTTCCGCTCGGCGAGAACTTCCACTCGCGACGGCTGGCGATCCGCAGCAGCCAGGTCGGCATGGTCTCGCCGTCCCGCCGGCTGAACCGGTCCTACGCCGACCGCTTGGCGCTCGCTTTGCGTCTCCTCGCCGATCCGGGGTTCGAAGTGCTGGTCAGCGGGGAATGTCAGTTCCGTGAACTACCGGACGTCCTGCCGCGTCTGGCCGCGAATGAACCAGGAACGCTCTGCCTCCGTGTGACCTATCAGATGGAGGAACCGCGTTAG
- a CDS encoding CDP-alcohol phosphatidyltransferase family protein, protein MINPGVFLGVLVQLALLGTLDAVTGLGPLGWLAGAAYGLAVGGFLTYGLNRSTARSLGPADAVTLARSGLVGCVTALVVDTAGREIVAMVVLASVALVLDAVDGQVARRTGTASPLGARFDMEVDAYLILILSVVVAQSLGPWVLTIGAMRYVFVAASRLWPWLNTPLPPSLARKTVAAIQGIVLVVVASTVLPLWAGFVLTLGALALLTWSFGRDTWWLLEQHAFTAAPA, encoded by the coding sequence GTGATCAACCCCGGAGTTTTCCTGGGGGTCCTCGTCCAGCTGGCGCTGCTGGGGACGCTGGACGCCGTCACCGGACTGGGCCCGCTGGGCTGGCTCGCCGGAGCGGCCTACGGCCTCGCCGTGGGCGGATTCCTGACCTACGGGCTGAACCGGAGCACCGCGCGCTCCCTCGGCCCCGCCGACGCCGTGACGCTCGCCCGCTCCGGGCTGGTCGGCTGCGTGACCGCGCTCGTCGTCGACACGGCGGGCCGGGAGATCGTCGCGATGGTCGTCCTCGCGTCGGTCGCGCTCGTCCTGGACGCCGTCGACGGCCAGGTCGCCCGCCGCACCGGGACGGCGTCGCCGCTCGGCGCGCGGTTCGACATGGAGGTCGACGCGTATCTGATCCTGATCCTGAGTGTGGTCGTCGCGCAGTCGCTGGGCCCGTGGGTGCTCACGATCGGCGCGATGCGCTACGTCTTCGTCGCCGCGAGCAGGCTCTGGCCGTGGCTGAACACGCCGCTTCCGCCGAGCCTGGCGCGCAAGACGGTCGCGGCGATCCAGGGGATCGTGCTGGTCGTGGTGGCCTCGACGGTCTTGCCGCTCTGGGCCGGGTTCGTGCTCACGCTGGGCGCGCTGGCGCTGCTGACCTGGTCGTTCGGGCGCGACACGTGGTGGCTGCTGGAGCAGCACGCCTTCACCGCCGCTCCCGCCTGA
- a CDS encoding tautomerase family protein has product MPFVRIDAIGTDKLEALGNAVHDAMVETLGIPADDRFQVLNGRSTLKYDDYLGIHRDEGVVYVAITMRQGRTDEQKKALYRRIAELAEEYAGTEPRNVLVTITENNPVDWSIGNGEAQYA; this is encoded by the coding sequence ATGCCCTTCGTCCGTATCGACGCCATCGGAACCGACAAGCTCGAAGCCCTCGGCAACGCCGTCCACGACGCGATGGTCGAGACGCTCGGCATCCCGGCCGACGACCGCTTCCAGGTCCTCAACGGCCGGAGCACCCTGAAATACGACGACTACCTGGGGATCCACCGCGACGAAGGGGTCGTGTACGTCGCGATCACCATGCGGCAGGGGCGTACCGACGAGCAGAAGAAGGCCCTGTACCGGCGGATCGCGGAGCTCGCCGAGGAGTACGCGGGCACCGAGCCGCGGAACGTGCTCGTCACGATCACCGAGAACAATCCGGTCGACTGGTCGATCGGGAACGGCGAAGCGCAGTACGCGTGA